A stretch of the Vibrio sp. SS-MA-C1-2 genome encodes the following:
- the msrP gene encoding protein-methionine-sulfoxide reductase catalytic subunit MsrP, with translation MFIRVKKPSQISENETTPEEVYHQRRDILKKLGLAAATLPITTTSVQASLFNIFDEEETAAVDHRKTLEHTIWQPRQQLTATPEDKILQYNNFYEFGASKTDPAKNATNFKSDPWQVVIDGEVEKPITLGYDDLFSQFSLQERLYRLRCVEAWSMNVPWLGFQLSDILKMVQPTSRAKYVTFETLYDPEQMPGQASRVLGGGIDFPYIEGLRMDEAMNPLTMIAVGLYGKTLAPQNGAPLRLVVPWKYGFKSIKSIVRIRLTEQQPPTTWQSLAPSEYGFYANVNPTVDHPRWSQASERFIGAGSLFKTQRQKTLMFNGYQEEVASLYRNMDLRKLY, from the coding sequence ATGTTTATTCGAGTAAAAAAACCATCACAAATAAGCGAAAATGAGACAACCCCAGAAGAGGTTTATCATCAACGTAGAGATATTCTAAAAAAATTAGGTTTAGCGGCTGCCACGCTACCCATTACCACGACATCAGTACAAGCGAGTCTTTTTAATATTTTTGATGAAGAAGAAACGGCGGCGGTTGATCATCGCAAAACTCTCGAACATACCATTTGGCAACCTCGTCAACAATTAACAGCAACCCCTGAAGATAAAATTCTGCAATATAATAATTTCTATGAATTTGGTGCAAGCAAAACGGATCCTGCAAAAAATGCCACCAACTTTAAATCTGATCCTTGGCAAGTAGTCATCGATGGTGAAGTAGAAAAGCCAATAACACTCGGCTATGACGATCTTTTTAGTCAATTTTCCCTGCAAGAACGTCTGTATCGCCTTCGCTGCGTAGAAGCTTGGTCGATGAATGTCCCTTGGCTTGGCTTCCAACTCTCTGATATTTTGAAAATGGTTCAACCCACCAGCCGAGCAAAATATGTCACTTTCGAAACGCTGTACGATCCGGAGCAGATGCCCGGGCAAGCATCTCGAGTATTAGGAGGAGGAATCGATTTCCCTTATATTGAAGGGCTTAGAATGGATGAGGCAATGAACCCCCTAACGATGATTGCAGTTGGTCTATATGGTAAGACATTAGCCCCACAAAATGGCGCGCCATTACGTTTGGTTGTCCCATGGAAGTACGGCTTTAAGAGCATTAAATCGATTGTTAGAATTCGACTGACAGAACAACAGCCACCGACAACATGGCAATCTTTAGCGCCTAGTGAATATGGGTTTTATGCCAATGTGAACCCGACTGTTGATCATCCGCGTTGGAGTCAAGCCTCTGAGCGTTTTATTGGTGCGGGCTCACTATTTAAAACTCAGCGTCAAAAAACGTTAATGTTTAATGGATATCAAGAAGAGGTGGCTTCCCTTTATCGCAATATGGATTTGAGGAAGCTCTATTAA
- a CDS encoding sugar-binding transcriptional regulator produces MNHNDTMNDDSDLLTEISVAYYQDGATQEEIAKKFTISRAKVGRLLKRARDEGIVEITVKYHPVFSAQIEQRLIERFGIKRALIALDQSTEDGQREQVAGLVSNYLNSHLKNSMVVAVGQGRNVSSVAHFVGVASPRHCKFVCGIGGIHPRGGQYNADHICRQFAKKFGGSSETLYAPAYAENALQKSAFMENSTVKQTLDLARKADVALIGVGDMSENSYMVDLGWFTAQEVVESRINQGVVGDLAGYDFFDINGQIANTVMSDRVIGLNSEEFRQISEVIAIAAESSKPLALLGALRSGVIDVLATSVSNALTILNLDQQLR; encoded by the coding sequence ATGAACCATAACGACACAATGAATGATGACAGTGATCTCTTAACCGAGATTTCAGTGGCTTACTACCAAGATGGTGCGACACAAGAAGAGATAGCTAAGAAGTTCACTATTTCTCGCGCCAAAGTAGGACGGCTTTTAAAGCGAGCAAGAGATGAAGGAATCGTTGAGATCACGGTTAAGTATCATCCGGTATTTAGTGCTCAAATTGAACAGCGTTTAATCGAACGCTTTGGTATTAAAAGAGCATTAATCGCCCTCGATCAATCGACTGAAGATGGACAACGAGAACAAGTTGCGGGGCTCGTCTCTAACTACCTAAATAGCCATTTAAAAAATAGTATGGTGGTAGCGGTAGGACAAGGACGAAATGTCTCTTCTGTGGCTCACTTTGTCGGTGTTGCTTCACCAAGACACTGTAAATTTGTTTGTGGTATTGGGGGAATCCATCCGAGAGGCGGTCAGTATAATGCGGATCATATCTGCCGTCAGTTTGCTAAAAAATTTGGTGGCAGTAGCGAAACGCTCTATGCACCCGCTTATGCTGAAAATGCCTTACAGAAAAGTGCCTTTATGGAAAATAGCACCGTTAAGCAAACTTTAGATCTGGCGCGTAAAGCTGATGTTGCATTAATTGGTGTGGGTGATATGAGTGAAAATAGCTACATGGTCGATTTGGGATGGTTTACTGCACAAGAAGTGGTGGAGTCAAGAATAAACCAAGGGGTTGTGGGTGATTTGGCTGGTTATGACTTTTTTGATATTAACGGTCAAATTGCCAATACGGTCATGAGTGATCGCGTTATCGGCTTAAATAGTGAAGAGTTTAGACAAATATCTGAAGTGATAGCGATTGCAGCCGAAAGTAGCAAACCCCTCGCTTTACTTGGTGCTTTACGCAGTGGCGTTATTGATGTCTTAGCAACCAGTGTTAGCAATGCATTAACGATTCTAAATTTGGATCAGCAATTGCGATAA
- the msrQ gene encoding protein-methionine-sulfoxide reductase heme-binding subunit MsrQ: protein MVIKAKKRSVLSSTQILLLKVLIHLLSLGFIVAIYPLALRGYFGADPTPEIIHYTGKGALHLLLISLIISPLAKRLKQGGLIRVRRLVGIYCFIWASLHLFSYSYLDLGFDWSLIGSELVKRPYLTLGALSWILLFALTLTSLNTIRKKMGVKWQKLHNFIYLVAIIAPIHYLWSVKSGIIEPAIYLIFSLWLLSLRKSKFVIFKSNKSKNNKLKSN from the coding sequence ATGGTAATCAAAGCTAAAAAGCGATCTGTTTTATCATCCACTCAAATTTTATTATTGAAGGTGTTAATCCACCTTCTTTCATTGGGTTTTATTGTTGCAATCTACCCATTGGCATTAAGAGGTTATTTTGGTGCCGATCCAACACCAGAGATTATTCACTATACAGGGAAAGGGGCGCTGCATCTCTTATTGATTAGCTTAATTATTTCACCTCTCGCTAAGCGATTAAAGCAAGGCGGATTAATTAGAGTCCGTCGTTTAGTGGGTATCTACTGCTTTATTTGGGCTTCATTACACTTATTCAGTTACAGTTATTTAGATTTAGGTTTTGACTGGTCATTGATTGGTTCTGAATTAGTTAAGCGCCCTTATCTGACATTAGGTGCGCTAAGTTGGATACTGTTATTCGCACTCACCTTAACTTCGTTGAATACAATACGAAAAAAAATGGGCGTAAAATGGCAAAAGCTTCATAATTTCATCTACTTGGTCGCTATCATTGCGCCTATTCACTATCTTTGGTCTGTTAAATCAGGCATTATTGAGCCCGCTATCTATTTAATATTTTCGCTTTGGTTATTATCTTTACGTAAAAGCAAATTTGTCATATTTAAAAGCAATAAATCAAAGAACAATAAGCTAAAGAGCAATTAA
- a CDS encoding L,D-transpeptidase family protein codes for MTETEIQHNAVFSINYYTLPKSESRLIGKIQYHTVKQGEFLQLVADQYNVGFLALLEANPNVDPFLLIAGDRLIIPTQTLLPDAPREGIVINLAELRLYYFDLKQQRVYVAPVGIGRVGRETPEMSVTISQKKRNPTWTPTVETRKEYLAKGVELPQIVPAGENNPLGLFALRLAYGNGEYLIHGTNKDFGIGLRVSAGCIRLRPDNIEWLFSQVEQGDKVTIINQPIKRAIEADGSKWLEVHSGLSTNERDSDQQSRLELDDNVVNFISTGDVNRQLVDSLLNTKSGLPTKITASLEEISRELF; via the coding sequence ATGACGGAGACTGAAATTCAACATAATGCTGTTTTTTCGATCAATTATTACACTTTACCTAAGTCCGAAAGTCGATTAATAGGAAAAATCCAATACCACACGGTAAAGCAAGGTGAGTTCCTTCAGTTAGTCGCAGATCAATATAATGTCGGATTTCTTGCATTGTTAGAAGCTAATCCAAATGTTGACCCCTTCTTACTTATTGCGGGGGATCGTCTGATTATCCCTACCCAAACTCTACTCCCTGATGCACCAAGAGAAGGCATTGTAATAAATTTAGCGGAATTGCGGCTCTATTATTTTGATTTAAAGCAGCAGCGAGTTTATGTCGCTCCTGTTGGGATTGGGCGAGTTGGAAGAGAAACGCCTGAGATGTCAGTCACTATATCTCAGAAAAAGAGAAACCCAACATGGACACCAACCGTAGAAACCAGAAAAGAGTACCTAGCCAAAGGCGTTGAGCTACCCCAAATCGTTCCTGCTGGAGAGAATAATCCATTAGGTCTGTTTGCGCTGCGCCTCGCTTATGGTAATGGTGAGTACCTAATTCACGGAACGAATAAAGATTTTGGTATCGGTTTAAGAGTGAGTGCAGGTTGTATTCGACTTCGTCCTGATAATATCGAGTGGTTATTTTCACAAGTTGAGCAAGGGGATAAGGTGACTATAATCAATCAGCCAATTAAACGTGCAATTGAAGCTGATGGCTCAAAATGGTTAGAGGTACATAGCGGTTTAAGCACTAACGAAAGAGACAGCGATCAACAAAGTCGGCTCGAGTTAGACGATAATGTCGTGAATTTTATCTCAACGGGTGACGTAAATCGTCAATTAGTAGATTCGTTATTGAACACTAAAAGTGGTTTGCCAACAAAAATTACAGCGTCGTTAGAGGAGATAAGTCGAGAGCTTTTTTGA
- a CDS encoding DUF368 domain-containing protein — MNQYLKTFFKGMAMGAADVIPGVSGGTIAFITGIYDTLLESIRRVNPSIFGLWKKQGLNAVLTHINAKFLIAVFGGIITSIFTLARLITWLLETHPIPLWSFFFGLIIISVIFMLRQVEKWQAFKAVVLIIGAIFAWTITIISPITLEPTNINILFGGALAICAMILPGISGSFILLLLGLYGPVIGAVKAFDGTTLLLFLSGCIIGLLSFSHLLSWLLKHARDYALCFLTGLMVGTLGKMWPWKEVLTWRTNSKGVEVPLVEQNLMPHTFEQVTGQPALIGWAVIAMVAGIVIVGSLELFADKDHDKK; from the coding sequence ATGAATCAATACCTTAAAACATTTTTCAAAGGCATGGCAATGGGTGCCGCCGACGTTATCCCAGGTGTATCTGGAGGAACGATTGCTTTTATTACAGGGATCTATGACACGCTACTTGAGAGTATTCGCCGTGTAAATCCAAGCATATTTGGCCTTTGGAAGAAACAAGGATTAAACGCTGTTTTAACCCATATTAATGCTAAATTTCTTATTGCTGTTTTTGGCGGCATAATTACCAGCATCTTCACGTTAGCGCGTTTGATTACTTGGTTATTAGAGACACATCCAATCCCTCTTTGGTCATTCTTTTTTGGTCTCATTATCATTTCAGTCATTTTCATGCTTAGACAAGTTGAAAAATGGCAAGCTTTTAAGGCTGTTGTTTTGATTATTGGCGCTATCTTTGCGTGGACAATCACAATTATTAGCCCTATTACTTTAGAGCCAACCAATATTAATATTTTGTTTGGTGGTGCATTAGCTATCTGTGCAATGATTTTGCCCGGTATTTCTGGTAGCTTTATCCTATTATTACTTGGCTTATATGGGCCGGTTATCGGTGCAGTAAAAGCATTCGATGGAACGACATTACTGCTTTTCTTATCCGGTTGTATTATTGGGCTATTAAGCTTCTCGCATCTTCTCTCTTGGTTACTAAAGCATGCTCGAGATTACGCCCTCTGCTTCTTAACCGGGTTAATGGTTGGCACTTTAGGTAAAATGTGGCCATGGAAAGAAGTATTAACTTGGAGAACAAACTCTAAAGGTGTTGAGGTGCCTTTAGTTGAGCAAAATCTAATGCCTCATACTTTCGAACAAGTAACGGGTCAACCAGCCCTTATCGGTTGGGCAGTTATTGCGATGGTTGCAGGTATTGTTATCGTTGGCTCTTTAGAGTTATTTGCTGATAAAGATCACGATAAAAAATAG
- the fdhF gene encoding formate dehydrogenase subunit alpha, with product MVQVVLDGTQIQVTENTTLLKVATDNNIEIPSLCGQNRDGEKIPCDLCVVEVEGQGKVRACEFDLKATTETSDIINVITHSEALALHRKEALTRIMSDHYADCQAPCQTACPAGVDIQSYLFHIAQGDNKKALEVITKTLPMPLSIGRVCPAFCEAECRRSAVDEPIAIRQLKRHAADVDLEGGNPYVPPKGEEKGKSIAVVGSGPGGLTCGYYLSNEGYNVTVFESMPETGGWLRYGIPEYRLPKSILDKEVEHMCANGMEIKTNVKLGQDIQLTDLSAEYDAVCLAVGASLAVEMNYTGSELGGCYLGVDYLKDYVTEQTMVTGKKVAVIGGGNTAIDCARTAARAGADTTLIYRRTREEMPAEDYEVDEAEHEGVKFHFLTNPVENIADENGNVKTVKLEIMALGAPDDSGRRRPQATGEYIFEEFDTVIAAVSQKPDLSFLDDQDLNIPLTRWNTADAHPLSMHSPCEDGNANNLFSIGDFRRGPATAIEAIADGRRAAVAIDHFFAGKMEDIPQTPFNAQKEKKLKQVDTTQLNHIKEVARVIMPELTTAQRELSFDEVELGFGSDEAMKEAARCLECGCQANTDCKLRDYSTEYKVEEGAAELFNEERQKFVVDDSSEFITFDANRCISCGQCVSACGEDAAHGIFKFKAGEPQCRPNFVDGHQMADSSCVQCGVCVQACPTGALVDKRDKSQGRLEVLKPVETICTYCGVGCKVTMFIDESSNQIRYIEGTDESPVNEGMLCVKGRFGFDFITSESRLKTPLIRKNGELVPATWDEAIEKIAAKFGEIKEQHGGDALAGFSSAKTTNQDNYLFQKFIRRELGTNNVDHCARLCHASTVTGLEASLGSGAMTNDIPSIEHSDLIFIIGSDTTSAHPIIGSHIKRAVKKGAKLVVADPKRILIADDADLYVAQRPGTDVMLINGIMQQIIKNGWQDSEYLANRVEGYDDFQLEVMSERYALDKVAVVTGVSEQDIMQMARMFGLSEKVAVYYSMGITQHTTGHDNVRSIANLQLILGNIGIEGGGINPLRGQSNVQGACDMGALPNNFPGYQKVYNPTVHQKFVDAWNAPHLSKESGLTLTEIIDGMCDKSVRGLYVMGENPVLSDPDQHHVLEAIDKVDFLVVQDIFLTETAQYADVVLPSFSFAEKEGHFTNTERRVQRLHKALDAPGEARNDWEIIQQIAQAMGADWNYQNEQQITDEICQVTPQYGGISWQRVEGAGLQWPCPDDNHPGTRVMHQEKFIRGKAELVPVAFRYAAELPDSDYPMILTTGRLLEQFHTGTMTRKTKGLENIAGPRIMISVADAERLNVTNSQPIKVTTRRGNITAPAFITKRMQAGVVFVPFHFAEAPANRLTIAEVDPTAKIPEFKVAAAKVEVAVEVVVEKATTESASV from the coding sequence ATGGTTCAAGTCGTACTCGATGGAACACAGATTCAGGTAACAGAAAATACAACACTATTAAAAGTGGCAACTGACAATAATATAGAGATCCCTTCTTTATGTGGTCAAAATAGAGATGGGGAAAAAATTCCTTGTGATCTTTGTGTTGTCGAGGTGGAAGGACAAGGAAAAGTCAGAGCTTGTGAGTTTGATTTAAAAGCAACCACAGAGACTTCTGACATTATCAATGTTATTACTCATTCAGAGGCACTCGCACTGCACCGTAAAGAAGCATTAACTCGTATTATGAGTGACCACTATGCAGACTGTCAGGCACCTTGCCAAACAGCTTGTCCAGCTGGTGTAGATATTCAATCATACCTATTTCATATCGCTCAAGGGGATAATAAAAAAGCCCTTGAAGTGATCACTAAAACGCTACCAATGCCACTCTCTATTGGTCGAGTTTGTCCTGCTTTCTGTGAAGCCGAGTGTCGTCGATCTGCCGTTGATGAGCCTATCGCTATTCGTCAATTAAAACGCCATGCGGCTGATGTTGATCTTGAAGGTGGAAACCCTTATGTGCCACCAAAAGGTGAAGAAAAAGGCAAATCTATTGCTGTTGTGGGTAGTGGGCCAGGTGGATTAACCTGTGGTTATTATCTATCCAATGAAGGTTACAACGTCACGGTTTTTGAGTCAATGCCAGAAACGGGGGGTTGGTTACGTTACGGTATTCCTGAGTATCGTCTTCCTAAATCTATTTTGGATAAAGAAGTTGAACATATGTGTGCCAACGGTATGGAGATCAAAACCAATGTGAAATTGGGGCAAGATATCCAGTTAACCGATCTTTCAGCTGAATATGATGCAGTTTGTTTGGCTGTTGGTGCATCTCTTGCTGTAGAGATGAACTATACCGGTAGTGAGCTAGGTGGTTGTTATTTAGGTGTCGATTACTTAAAAGATTATGTGACTGAACAAACCATGGTAACAGGTAAGAAAGTCGCAGTGATTGGTGGTGGTAATACGGCAATTGACTGTGCGCGCACCGCAGCTCGTGCGGGTGCAGATACCACGCTTATCTATCGTCGTACTCGTGAAGAGATGCCAGCCGAAGATTATGAAGTCGATGAAGCTGAACATGAAGGTGTTAAATTCCACTTCCTAACCAACCCGGTAGAAAATATTGCGGATGAAAATGGCAATGTTAAAACCGTGAAGCTTGAGATTATGGCCTTAGGTGCGCCTGATGATTCTGGTCGTCGTCGTCCACAAGCGACGGGTGAATATATCTTTGAAGAATTTGATACGGTTATTGCCGCGGTATCGCAAAAGCCAGATCTAAGCTTCCTTGATGATCAAGATCTGAACATTCCACTAACTCGATGGAATACGGCAGATGCGCATCCATTAAGTATGCATTCCCCTTGTGAGGATGGTAACGCGAATAACTTATTCTCGATTGGTGATTTCCGTCGTGGTCCGGCTACAGCGATTGAAGCGATTGCTGATGGCCGCCGTGCCGCGGTTGCGATTGATCACTTCTTTGCAGGAAAAATGGAAGATATCCCACAAACGCCATTCAATGCTCAAAAAGAGAAAAAGTTAAAGCAAGTTGATACAACCCAACTCAACCATATTAAAGAAGTGGCTCGCGTTATTATGCCAGAGCTGACAACAGCGCAGCGTGAATTGAGCTTTGATGAAGTTGAGTTAGGGTTTGGCAGCGATGAAGCGATGAAAGAAGCCGCTCGCTGTCTAGAGTGTGGCTGTCAGGCTAATACCGACTGTAAACTTCGTGATTATTCAACTGAGTATAAAGTTGAAGAGGGCGCAGCTGAACTCTTTAATGAAGAGCGTCAAAAATTTGTTGTTGATGATAGCAGTGAATTTATTACCTTTGATGCGAACCGCTGTATCAGTTGTGGTCAGTGTGTTTCCGCTTGTGGTGAAGATGCCGCTCACGGTATTTTCAAATTTAAAGCCGGTGAGCCTCAATGCCGTCCAAACTTTGTTGATGGTCATCAAATGGCGGATTCTAGCTGTGTTCAGTGTGGTGTTTGTGTTCAGGCTTGTCCAACCGGTGCATTGGTGGATAAACGTGATAAATCACAAGGTCGTCTAGAGGTATTAAAGCCTGTTGAGACGATTTGTACTTACTGTGGTGTTGGTTGTAAAGTGACCATGTTTATCGATGAGAGCAGCAATCAGATCCGCTATATTGAAGGAACAGATGAGTCTCCGGTCAACGAAGGGATGTTGTGTGTTAAAGGTCGTTTCGGTTTTGACTTTATCACCAGCGAATCTCGTTTAAAAACGCCATTGATTCGCAAAAATGGTGAGCTTGTTCCTGCGACATGGGATGAAGCGATTGAGAAAATTGCCGCTAAATTTGGTGAGATCAAAGAGCAACATGGTGGAGATGCATTGGCTGGTTTCTCTTCTGCGAAAACCACCAACCAAGATAACTATCTATTCCAGAAGTTTATTCGCCGTGAATTAGGTACTAATAATGTCGACCATTGTGCGCGTCTTTGTCACGCCTCGACAGTAACTGGTCTAGAAGCATCGTTAGGTAGTGGGGCGATGACCAATGACATTCCAAGTATTGAACATTCTGATTTGATCTTTATTATCGGTTCAGATACCACATCAGCACACCCTATTATTGGCTCTCATATTAAACGAGCGGTTAAAAAAGGGGCGAAGCTGGTGGTTGCCGATCCAAAACGAATCTTAATCGCCGATGATGCCGATCTTTATGTCGCGCAACGTCCAGGTACCGATGTGATGTTAATCAACGGTATTATGCAGCAGATTATTAAAAATGGCTGGCAAGACAGTGAGTACTTGGCAAATCGAGTTGAAGGTTATGATGACTTTCAGCTAGAGGTGATGTCTGAGCGTTATGCCCTTGATAAAGTCGCTGTTGTCACCGGTGTATCAGAGCAAGATATCATGCAGATGGCAAGAATGTTCGGGCTGTCTGAAAAAGTGGCTGTATATTATTCAATGGGGATCACTCAGCATACGACAGGTCATGATAATGTTCGTTCTATTGCTAACCTACAGTTGATTTTGGGTAACATTGGTATTGAAGGCGGTGGTATTAATCCATTACGTGGCCAATCTAATGTACAGGGTGCCTGTGATATGGGTGCACTGCCGAATAACTTCCCAGGTTATCAGAAAGTTTACAATCCAACCGTACATCAGAAGTTCGTTGATGCTTGGAATGCGCCACATCTATCAAAGGAGTCTGGTTTAACACTAACTGAAATTATTGATGGCATGTGTGATAAGTCTGTTCGTGGCCTTTATGTGATGGGTGAAAATCCGGTATTATCGGATCCTGACCAGCATCACGTATTAGAAGCGATTGATAAAGTGGATTTCTTAGTCGTTCAAGATATTTTCTTAACAGAAACAGCGCAATATGCAGACGTCGTGCTACCATCTTTCTCATTTGCAGAAAAAGAAGGGCATTTCACTAATACAGAGCGTCGTGTTCAACGTTTACATAAAGCGTTAGATGCACCGGGTGAAGCGCGTAATGACTGGGAGATTATCCAGCAGATTGCTCAAGCGATGGGAGCTGATTGGAATTACCAAAACGAACAACAGATCACCGATGAAATCTGTCAAGTTACTCCTCAATATGGCGGCATCAGTTGGCAGCGTGTTGAAGGTGCGGGTCTCCAGTGGCCTTGTCCTGATGATAACCATCCAGGAACGCGAGTGATGCATCAAGAGAAATTTATTCGTGGTAAAGCGGAGTTAGTGCCTGTGGCATTCCGTTATGCTGCGGAATTACCTGATAGTGATTACCCAATGATCTTAACAACAGGTCGTCTATTGGAACAGTTCCATACAGGAACGATGACCCGTAAGACAAAAGGTTTGGAGAACATTGCTGGCCCTCGAATCATGATTTCTGTTGCGGATGCGGAACGACTAAATGTAACTAACAGTCAGCCAATTAAAGTGACGACGCGTCGTGGTAATATTACTGCGCCTGCCTTTATTACTAAACGAATGCAAGCAGGGGTGGTGTTTGTTCCCTTCCATTTTGCCGAAGCACCAGCGAACCGTTTAACGATTGCAGAAGTTGATCCAACAGCGAAGATCCCTGAGTTTAAAGTTGCGGCTGCCAAAGTGGAAGTTGCTGTCGAAGTGGTTGTAGAAAAAGCGACGACTGAGAGCGCATCAGTTTAG
- a CDS encoding Lpp/OprI family alanine-zipper lipoprotein — MNKKLIATAIVATAFLGGCADNTQLQQSVNILTNKVDQLSAEVAALKSDVKESKMATMDARQEAERANARIDNVASSYKK; from the coding sequence ATGAATAAAAAACTTATCGCAACGGCTATCGTTGCTACGGCTTTTCTTGGTGGCTGTGCTGATAATACCCAACTACAACAAAGTGTGAATATTTTAACCAATAAAGTTGATCAGCTCTCCGCAGAAGTTGCTGCATTAAAGAGTGATGTTAAAGAATCAAAAATGGCGACTATGGATGCAAGGCAAGAAGCCGAACGTGCCAATGCGCGTATAGATAATGTAGCATCATCATATAAAAAATAA
- a CDS encoding MATE family efflux transporter → MNNSLALDQAPIKTLFWRYTLPTIASMLVTGVYVIIDGMFVGHFLGEQGLAAIMLGYPIGAILYAIGALWGMGASALVSIKLGQKETVQAQSIVGQALTLSILSGLLLTTLGLYFGRDILLLLGAEGEILEQALDYLHWYYILGIFAILSMSFSALLRNDGQPTRVTYIMILGGVLNVIFDWIFIVVIPWQLKGAAIATMLAQAITAILCLYPFFTAKTELRITWQSIRLNLDTSWQITKLGMSSFLMYLYLSVVLTLHNFAFLRVGQTIHVAAYSIISYSESFFYLLFEGIALGIQPLTSFNTGANKPKRVLALRNMAFTITLVVSIISVIGIYLYPSSLAYLFAGDHQELTPFVVEGSLLYFWGIPMEGLLLVGATYFQSTNRPKEALILTGGKLILIFFVMGILSSLFGVTGVWLSLPVCSTILTIWMLYTLKRLKI, encoded by the coding sequence GTGAACAACTCACTGGCTCTTGATCAAGCCCCAATAAAAACCCTATTTTGGCGCTATACGCTTCCCACCATCGCTTCTATGTTAGTGACAGGTGTCTACGTCATTATCGATGGTATGTTCGTTGGTCACTTTTTAGGTGAACAAGGATTAGCGGCAATTATGCTAGGCTATCCTATTGGGGCTATTCTCTATGCGATAGGTGCATTGTGGGGAATGGGCGCATCTGCATTAGTATCAATCAAACTCGGACAAAAAGAGACCGTACAGGCACAGTCCATCGTTGGACAAGCACTCACATTATCTATCCTTTCAGGCTTGTTATTAACAACATTGGGGTTGTACTTTGGTCGAGATATATTGCTCCTCCTTGGTGCAGAGGGTGAGATTTTAGAACAGGCGTTAGACTATCTCCACTGGTATTACATTCTTGGGATATTTGCCATCTTGTCGATGTCATTCTCTGCCCTACTACGTAATGACGGACAGCCAACTCGTGTCACTTATATTATGATTTTAGGTGGCGTTTTGAATGTCATTTTTGATTGGATATTCATTGTTGTCATTCCTTGGCAGTTAAAAGGAGCAGCCATTGCAACCATGCTGGCACAAGCCATTACTGCAATCCTATGTCTATATCCCTTTTTTACGGCTAAAACTGAACTAAGAATTACTTGGCAAAGTATCAGACTTAACTTAGATACCAGTTGGCAAATTACCAAATTAGGTATGTCGAGTTTCTTAATGTATCTCTACCTATCCGTTGTCTTAACGTTACATAACTTTGCCTTTCTGCGTGTAGGACAAACTATCCATGTGGCTGCTTATAGTATTATTAGCTACAGCGAATCATTCTTTTATCTATTATTTGAAGGTATTGCTCTTGGCATTCAACCATTAACCAGCTTCAATACTGGAGCCAACAAGCCAAAGCGTGTTTTAGCCCTTCGTAATATGGCTTTTACCATCACATTAGTGGTGTCCATTATTTCTGTTATCGGGATTTATCTCTACCCGAGCTCCCTTGCTTATCTCTTTGCAGGAGATCATCAAGAACTCACCCCTTTTGTCGTTGAAGGAAGCCTGCTCTATTTTTGGGGGATCCCAATGGAAGGGTTACTTTTGGTCGGAGCCACTTATTTCCAATCGACTAATCGCCCTAAAGAAGCGTTGATACTAACCGGTGGAAAACTCATTTTAATCTTCTTTGTGATGGGAATTTTATCTTCACTGTTTGGTGTAACTGGGGTTTGGTTATCTCTTCCGGTATGCAGTACAATTTTGACAATTTGGATGCTCTACACCCTAAAACGGTTAAAGATATAA
- a CDS encoding glycine zipper family protein, producing the protein MNRKTLLITASILAGSLFSVNAISATNLIIDQQGLDQEKYSADMYQCQQLSHQVQEGQTGTVVGGAARGAARGAAVGAAGVAIAGGSGSEGAKVGAGIGVATGLLGHRRAEQANAAAYNNEVDTVMRNCMTNRGYKILN; encoded by the coding sequence ATGAATCGCAAAACCCTTTTGATAACAGCGTCTATTTTAGCTGGCTCTCTTTTTTCTGTTAATGCCATCTCTGCTACTAATCTAATTATTGACCAGCAAGGGCTTGATCAAGAAAAGTACAGTGCTGATATGTATCAATGCCAACAATTAAGCCATCAAGTACAAGAAGGTCAAACAGGTACAGTCGTTGGTGGAGCAGCTCGTGGGGCGGCTCGTGGGGCTGCAGTTGGAGCCGCAGGTGTTGCAATTGCAGGCGGGTCTGGCAGTGAAGGGGCAAAAGTTGGCGCAGGAATTGGTGTTGCTACGGGTCTACTTGGTCACCGTCGTGCAGAACAAGCTAACGCTGCCGCTTATAATAACGAAGTTGACACCGTTATGCGCAACTGCATGACTAATCGTGGCTATAAAATCTTGAACTAA